The segment ATGCGATGCGTGAAGCAATGGGAAGCGCAGAAGTAGACGATGACGTCCTCGGCTACGACCCAACGGCTCGACGTCTTGAAGAGGAGATAGCCAAGATGATGGGGAAAGAAGCAGCTCTCTTCGTGCCATCCGGTACAATGGGGAATCTCATATGCATTATGGTTCACTGCGACGTGAGAGGCAGCGAGGTGATTCTTGGAGACAACTGTCACATCCATGTCTACGAGAACGGAGGGATATCAACGATAGGAGGCGTGCATCCCAAGACAATCAAGAATGAAGAAGACGGGACGATGGACTTGGGGGCTATAGAAGCAGCTATTAGAGACCCTAAAGGAAGCACGTTTTATCCATCAACAAGGTTGATTTGCTTGGAGAACACACACGCCAAGTAAGTTTTGCTCATGTTATTTATACTTGATAAAGCTTAGCTTGTCTCTTATGAGGGTTTGATGCAGCTCTGGTGGGAGATGTTTGAGCGTGGAATATACAGATAGAGTTGGAGAGATTGCGAAGAGACATGGTTTAAAGCTTCATATCGATGGAGCTCGCCTTTTTAATGCTTCCATTGTAATGCACTCATCTCATTTATCTCATCCTTTTTGTTACATACATGGTCGGTCTTGAGATTCTGGAAGTTAATAGACAGTTTAGTAACATTTTAATAAGAAAATggctttttaaaataaatttgggAATCTATATTTATGTaagttgttttaaattttttggagAGCGTAGATCAATGTTTCAATTGTTTATGCCGAGAACCGGCCATGTTAACAAATATACACTATAATAAGTTTGAACTAGAATTGTGACATATAACACCATTAATACGTACAAACCACTAGACTAAAATGTTACggaatcttttttttgtagGCACTTGGAGTTCCAGTCCATAGGCTTGTACAGGCTGCTGACTCTGTTTCGGTACCATTTTCTCTCTTTAACCTCTGAAATGTTTAGCTAAAAAGATAACTGAGACTCATTTACACATGTACACTCTTGCTTCAGGTGTGTCTCTCTAAAGGTCTTGGAGCTCCAATAGGATCTGTAGTCGTTGGTTCACAGAGTTTCATAGAAAAGGCGAAAACGTTAAGAAAAACATTAGGTGGAGGAATGAGACAAATAGGCGTCCTGTGCGCAGCCGCTTTGGTTGCACTTCAAGAGAACCTCCCAAAGTTACAATTTGACCACAAGAAGACAAAATTGTTAGCTGGTACGTACTCCTAATCACTCTACTAGTAATTAACCgccaaaaaatagaaaaatcaaTTACTTAAGTTTTTGCAGAAGGGTTGAATCAAATGAAAGGGATTAGAGTGAACGTTGCAGCCGTGGAGACCAACATGGTGCGTATTGTCACAACTCTTGTACTTGTTTATCAAGACTGCTATGTTGTTTAATTAGTAATGTCTGAAATTCAGATTTTCATGGATATGGAGGATGGATCAAAACTCACCGCTGAGAAACTGCGCAAGAGTTTAGCTGAGCATGGCATTCTTGTCATCCCGGAAAATTCGTCTCGGTATGTCTCACATGAACATAGCTTCATTGTTGCGTTTACATGTAGAGAAAAGTgttattgaaaatttataatagtTTAGAAATATAATACGTTTACATGGAATGTGGTTTGTAGGATCAGAATGGTTATACACCACCAGATAACAACAAGTGATGTGCACTACACATTGTCTTGCTTTAAAGTAAGAATATTATCATATTTCTCTGAACTGAACACTTTCCAACAGTAAAACTGGTGTTTATGAGAATTGTTTTTGCTTTTTTGGCAGCAAGCAGTGCAAATGATTCAGGAACCAAGCCGGAACTGATCTGTCCAAAccgaaaatgtttttttttttataaatgttgtTTGTCCAAGTTCCTTTTTACTTAAAACTTCAAGGATTGATTGATATCTCAATGAAATTTGAATTGAATTTGTCACTCATTTCTTCCATTTTGATTAGTaaccaaaaaaggaaaaatagtgGGGAATTAAATGAAATTATAGAGAGTTAGAGGGTGTATTCTGTAAATAAAGGATAAATAGTAGTGAATGTTGAATGTTTCATAAATAATgggaataaaacaaaaattgtaAAGAGATAGAGGGTGTACTCTTTAAATTAAGGATAAACCCTACTTATCATATCAAACCCCCGGCAGAAGAAAAACACGCACAGCCTTTGTTCCCaaatcgaagaagaagaagaccaaaCTGTGAGTGACTTTCTTaaactcttctctctcttcattTCTCCAGATTCGTTATGTAAGAACAACTTCCTCTGATGCTCTACCTGCTCAAACCTATCTCTAGTTCTGTCTTCTTCTCATGTTTTATaccaatttttttatgtttcattttttttttaaattccacAGGTTGGTTAGGAGATAAAGCATTGAACATTCTAACAGAAAGTTCTCtccctttgtcaaaaaaaaacagGTTGATGACGTCATCAAATTTGCTACTTGAAGCTCACTTCTTACACATTCCAAAGCAGGCGAGTCTCAGCAATGGATTCCGTTTGGTTAATTGGAAGAAAGAAACTGTTTCGAGATGTGGTAGTAGTCTCTGCGTTGACCATGTAGCTGATCTTTCCGAGAGAACCTCATCACTCCACAATAACAACAAAGCGAAACCACCGAGGATGGTTGTTTTCTCATCAGATGGACCAATCACAGAGAACAAGCAAGACGCAAACAACAACATCCTCCACAGCCTCTGCAGCTACGGGAAGCTAACAGACGCCTGCAAACTCGTCGAAGTCATGGCTCGTCACAACCAACTCCCTCACTTCCCTTCTTGCACCAACCTAGTCCGCGGCTTAGCAAGAATCGACCAAACAGATAAAGCCATGTGCATACTAAAAATCATGGTGATGTCCGGTGGAGTTCCGGACACCATCACCTACAACATGGTCATCGGTAACCTCTGCAAGAAAGGTGATCTGAGATCCGCTTTGTCCCTCTTAGAAGACATGAGCCTGAGCGGGACATCTCCCGACGTGATCACTTACAATACACTGATTCGGTTCATGTGTGATAACGGGAACGCAGAGGACGCGGTtgagttttggaagaatcagtTACGAAGCGGTTGTCCTCCTTACATGATCACCTTCACCGTGTTGGTGGAGCTCGTGTGTAGATACTGCGGGAGCGGTAGAGCTATAAAGGTGGTGGAGGACATGGCGGTCGAAGGTTGTTATCCTGATATTGTAACGTATAACTCTCTTGTGAACTTTAACTGTAGGAGAGGGACGTTGGAGGATGTTGCGTTGGTGATTAAACATATTTTGTCTCACGGTGTTGAGCTCAACACCGTGACTTACAACACGCTTTTGCATTCGCTATGTTCGCACGGGTACTGGGACGAAGTTGATGAGATCTTGAGCATAATGTACGAGACTTCTTGCACGCCGACTGTTATCACTTACAACATTTTGATAAACGGTTTGTGCAAGGCGGGGATGTTGAGCCGCGCGATCGATTTCTTCTACCAGATGCTGGAGCAGGGGTGTTCGCCTGACATCGTCACTTACAACACGGTTCTTGGAGCAATGTCTAAAGAAGGGATGGTCAACGAGGCGATGGTGCTGCTTGCTTTGCTGAGGAAGACTAGGTGTTGTTCTCCGGGGCTGATCACTTACAACTCTGTGATCGATGGGTTGGCTAGGAAGGGTATGATGGAGAAAGCGTTGGCGCTGTACAATCAGATGGTGGAGGATGGAGTGTGTCCTGATGATATAACGCGCCGGTCTTTGATCTACGGGTTCTGCAGGGCGAAC is part of the Brassica rapa cultivar Chiifu-401-42 chromosome A09, CAAS_Brap_v3.01, whole genome shotgun sequence genome and harbors:
- the LOC103843388 gene encoding probable low-specificity L-threonine aldolase 1, whose amino-acid sequence is MVMRTVDLRSDTVTRPTDAMREAMGSAEVDDDVLGYDPTARRLEEEIAKMMGKEAALFVPSGTMGNLICIMVHCDVRGSEVILGDNCHIHVYENGGISTIGGVHPKTIKNEEDGTMDLGAIEAAIRDPKGSTFYPSTRLICLENTHANSGGRCLSVEYTDRVGEIAKRHGLKLHIDGARLFNASIALGVPVHRLVQAADSVSVCLSKGLGAPIGSVVVGSQSFIEKAKTLRKTLGGGMRQIGVLCAAALVALQENLPKLQFDHKKTKLLAEGLNQMKGIRVNVAAVETNMIFMDMEDGSKLTAEKLRKSLAEHGILVIPENSSRIRMVIHHQITTSDVHYTLSCFKQAVQMIQEPSRN
- the LOC103843389 gene encoding pentatricopeptide repeat-containing protein At1g08610 isoform X1; protein product: MLMTSSNLLLEAHFLHIPKQASLSNGFRLVNWKKETVSRCGSSLCVDHVADLSERTSSLHNNNKAKPPRMVVFSSDGPITENKQDANNNILHSLCSYGKLTDACKLVEVMARHNQLPHFPSCTNLVRGLARIDQTDKAMCILKIMVMSGGVPDTITYNMVIGNLCKKGDLRSALSLLEDMSLSGTSPDVITYNTLIRFMCDNGNAEDAVEFWKNQLRSGCPPYMITFTVLVELVCRYCGSGRAIKVVEDMAVEGCYPDIVTYNSLVNFNCRRGTLEDVALVIKHILSHGVELNTVTYNTLLHSLCSHGYWDEVDEILSIMYETSCTPTVITYNILINGLCKAGMLSRAIDFFYQMLEQGCSPDIVTYNTVLGAMSKEGMVNEAMVLLALLRKTRCCSPGLITYNSVIDGLARKGMMEKALALYNQMVEDGVCPDDITRRSLIYGFCRANLVEEASQVLKETSNRGNGIRGSTYRLVVQGLCKKGEMEMAVQVVEIMLTSGCKPDERIYTAIVKGVEEMGMGSEAGELRKKLRQWKLLREV
- the LOC103843389 gene encoding pentatricopeptide repeat-containing protein At1g08610 isoform X2, translated to MTSSNLLLEAHFLHIPKQASLSNGFRLVNWKKETVSRCGSSLCVDHVADLSERTSSLHNNNKAKPPRMVVFSSDGPITENKQDANNNILHSLCSYGKLTDACKLVEVMARHNQLPHFPSCTNLVRGLARIDQTDKAMCILKIMVMSGGVPDTITYNMVIGNLCKKGDLRSALSLLEDMSLSGTSPDVITYNTLIRFMCDNGNAEDAVEFWKNQLRSGCPPYMITFTVLVELVCRYCGSGRAIKVVEDMAVEGCYPDIVTYNSLVNFNCRRGTLEDVALVIKHILSHGVELNTVTYNTLLHSLCSHGYWDEVDEILSIMYETSCTPTVITYNILINGLCKAGMLSRAIDFFYQMLEQGCSPDIVTYNTVLGAMSKEGMVNEAMVLLALLRKTRCCSPGLITYNSVIDGLARKGMMEKALALYNQMVEDGVCPDDITRRSLIYGFCRANLVEEASQVLKETSNRGNGIRGSTYRLVVQGLCKKGEMEMAVQVVEIMLTSGCKPDERIYTAIVKGVEEMGMGSEAGELRKKLRQWKLLREV